ACTTTAACGCCACGGCCAAATGAACGGGGTTGGTAATTACCACATCTGCATCGGGTACGGCCTCCATCATGCGGCGCATGGCCATCTCCATCTGCACCTTTCGAATCCGCCCTTTGACTTTTGGATCACCTTCGGTTTGCTTGCGCTCGTCTTTGACTTCCTGTTTGGTCATCTTTAGGTTTTCTTCGTGCTGCCAGCGTTGATAAATGTAATCCAGAATCGCCAAAATAATCAGCACCAGGCATACTAAAAAAAAGAGTTTGAAGGCCACTGTACCGATAAACACCAGAATCTCTCCGACCTCCTGCTGCATTAAAGTCGGAAACTGGGTCATTTCCTTTTTAACCACCCCATAGCCAATTGCGCCAACGATCAGAATTTTAATGATGGATTTGGCCAGCTCCACCAGCGCTTTTAAAGAAACCAGCTTTTTCAATCCCGAAATTGGATTGAATTTGGCCAATTTAGGACGCATGGGCTGGGAGTGCATCTCGAATCCAATCTGACCAATGTTGCCTGCCAGACCGGCGATCAAGACTGGCACAAAAAACGGTACCAAGATGACCAACAGCTTTTCAAACATTTCAATGGCGACGGCTGTCAGATCGGTATCCGTCTCGATTCGCAAGGTGTCCAGCTGTTGATAAATACCACCGACCACTTCAGATAGGTTCCAGAACATCCAGGTGCCTGCAAAATAGAAAAATCCCATGGCAGTCATTAAGATCAGCACAGAAGGTATCTCCCTGCTGCTGGCAACCTGTCCTTTGCGCCTGGCCTGCTGACGGCGTTT
Above is a window of Desulfobacterales bacterium DNA encoding:
- the flhB gene encoding flagellar biosynthesis protein FlhB yields the protein MPSSEGQERTEKATPKRRQQARRKGQVASSREIPSVLILMTAMGFFYFAGTWMFWNLSEVVGGIYQQLDTLRIETDTDLTAVAIEMFEKLLVILVPFFVPVLIAGLAGNIGQIGFEMHSQPMRPKLAKFNPISGLKKLVSLKALVELAKSIIKILIVGAIGYGVVKKEMTQFPTLMQQEVGEILVFIGTVAFKLFFLVCLVLIILAILDYIYQRWQHEENLKMTKQEVKDERKQTEGDPKVKGRIRKVQMEMAMRRMMEAVPDADVVITNPVHLAVALKFDAAQMVAPTVVAKGAGPVAERIKEIAREHQVPLVEDKPLAQTLYKMVEIGEFIPAELYRAVAEVLAYVYRLKGVYQTA